One Halolamina litorea genomic window carries:
- a CDS encoding type II glyceraldehyde-3-phosphate dehydrogenase, translating to MTKVGVVGYGTIGKRVADAVVAQRDMDVIGVAKTSPNFEAGTAVSKGFDLYAAVEERRELFDEAGIPVAGDLDDLVSAADAIVDATPSGIGAQNREVYEAHGTPAIYQGGEDADVADTSFNARANYDDAVGADHVRVVSCNTTGLSRLLAPLREEYGVDKARVTLVRRGGDPGQTGRGPIDDILPDPVSLPSHHGPDVKTIFPDIDIDTLGLKVPATLMHMHSVNVTLESDVDADEVRDLLAEESRLFLIPEAAGIDGSGKLKEFALDSGRSRGDVWENSIWSESIAVRGNDLYLFQAIHQESDVVPENVDAIRAITDSAEQAESIATTDETLGMGLGRAFER from the coding sequence ATGACCAAAGTCGGTGTGGTCGGCTACGGCACCATCGGGAAGCGCGTGGCTGACGCGGTTGTCGCACAGCGGGACATGGACGTGATCGGGGTCGCCAAGACCTCCCCCAACTTCGAGGCCGGGACCGCCGTCTCGAAGGGGTTCGACCTCTACGCGGCCGTCGAGGAGCGCCGTGAACTGTTCGACGAGGCGGGCATCCCCGTCGCCGGCGACCTCGACGACCTCGTGAGCGCCGCCGACGCTATCGTCGACGCCACGCCCAGCGGCATCGGCGCCCAGAACCGCGAGGTCTACGAAGCCCACGGCACCCCCGCGATCTATCAGGGCGGCGAGGACGCCGACGTGGCCGACACGTCGTTCAACGCCCGCGCGAACTACGACGACGCGGTCGGCGCCGACCACGTCCGCGTGGTCTCCTGCAACACGACCGGGCTGTCCCGACTGCTCGCGCCGCTGCGCGAGGAGTACGGCGTCGACAAGGCCCGCGTGACGCTGGTGCGCCGCGGCGGCGACCCCGGCCAGACCGGCCGCGGTCCCATCGACGACATCCTCCCCGACCCCGTCTCGCTGCCGAGCCACCACGGCCCGGACGTGAAGACCATCTTCCCCGACATCGACATCGACACGCTCGGGCTGAAGGTGCCGGCGACGCTGATGCACATGCACTCGGTCAACGTCACCCTCGAGAGCGACGTGGACGCCGACGAGGTGCGTGACCTGCTCGCCGAGGAGTCCCGACTGTTCCTGATCCCCGAGGCCGCCGGCATCGACGGCTCGGGGAAGCTCAAGGAGTTCGCCCTCGACTCCGGGCGTTCCCGGGGCGACGTGTGGGAGAACTCGATCTGGAGCGAGTCCATCGCGGTCCGGGGCAACGACCTCTACCTGTTCCAGGCGATCCACCAGGAGTCCGACGTGGTCCCCGAGAACGTGGACGCGATCCGTGCGATCACCGACTCCGCCGAACAGGCAGAGAGCATCGCTACCACCGACGAGACCCTCGGCATGGGCCTCGGTCGCGCGTTCGAGCGGTAA
- the trxA gene encoding thioredoxin, with amino-acid sequence MAEDLDEIREKKLEDLKAKQSGDGAGTPTSPIHIDGAGDLQSTADEHGVVLVDFYADWCGPCQMLEPVVETIAEETDAAVAKVDVDANQQLAAEYGVRGVPTLILFADGEPVERLVGMQNESQLRSLIASHTGA; translated from the coding sequence ATGGCAGAAGACCTCGACGAGATCCGCGAGAAGAAGCTCGAAGACCTGAAAGCGAAACAGTCCGGTGACGGCGCCGGTACCCCGACCTCGCCGATCCATATCGACGGGGCGGGCGACCTCCAGTCGACCGCCGACGAACACGGCGTCGTGTTGGTGGACTTCTACGCCGACTGGTGTGGCCCGTGTCAGATGCTCGAACCGGTCGTCGAGACCATCGCCGAGGAGACCGACGCCGCGGTGGCGAAAGTCGACGTGGACGCGAACCAGCAGCTCGCTGCGGAGTACGGCGTCCGCGGGGTCCCGACCCTGATCCTGTTCGCCGACGGCGAGCCGGTCGAACGACTCGTGGGCATGCAGAACGAGTCCCAGCTGCGGAGCCTGATCGCCTCCCACACCGGGGCCTGA
- a CDS encoding ATP-grasp domain-containing protein, which produces MLRLAVATQQETYERIREPLAERGIEVVALQASERTLSLTDPDLPSVDAGLVFPSRLMEGGAVSAALSVPWVNDREAILTSRNKAGVLAALAAAGVPVPETTLVSNPVDDDAVAAAAEELQRGSEADSLVIKPNSTTRGVGVARVGDPDSLLGVTDYLDLVHDFRATGDRSYLLQEYLPDARDYRAMIVDGEYAGAVERRLPEEATEAGKWKHNVHRGAVAEGVDLPAEARELAERAADVLGIDYLGVDLLETDDRLVVNETNARPTVDDATKYEPGFYDRLAGVIEKTAER; this is translated from the coding sequence ATGCTCCGTCTCGCCGTCGCCACCCAGCAGGAGACCTACGAGCGGATCCGCGAACCCCTCGCCGAGCGGGGGATCGAAGTCGTCGCGCTACAGGCGAGTGAACGCACGCTCTCGCTCACCGACCCGGACCTCCCGAGCGTCGACGCCGGCCTCGTCTTCCCCTCGCGGCTGATGGAGGGCGGGGCGGTTTCGGCCGCGCTCTCGGTCCCGTGGGTGAACGACCGTGAAGCCATCCTCACCTCGCGCAACAAGGCCGGCGTGCTCGCTGCACTCGCGGCCGCAGGGGTACCCGTCCCCGAAACGACGCTCGTCTCCAACCCCGTCGACGACGACGCCGTCGCGGCCGCGGCCGAGGAGCTCCAGCGCGGCTCTGAGGCGGACTCGCTCGTGATCAAACCCAACTCCACCACCCGCGGCGTCGGCGTCGCCCGCGTCGGCGACCCCGACTCGCTGCTCGGAGTGACTGACTACCTCGATCTGGTCCACGACTTCCGGGCGACCGGTGACCGCTCGTACCTCTTGCAGGAGTACCTCCCCGACGCGCGAGACTACCGGGCGATGATCGTCGACGGCGAGTACGCCGGCGCCGTCGAGCGCCGACTCCCCGAAGAAGCGACCGAGGCGGGGAAGTGGAAACACAACGTCCACCGCGGCGCCGTCGCCGAGGGCGTCGACCTCCCCGCAGAGGCCCGCGAACTGGCCGAGCGCGCGGCCGACGTGCTCGGCATCGACTACCTCGGCGTCGACCTACTGGAGACCGACGACCGACTGGTCGTCAACGAGACCAACGCCCGGCCGACCGTCGACGATGCGACGAAGTACGAGCCGGGGTTTTACGACCGACTGGCCGGGGTGATCGAGAAAACCGCGGAGCGCTGA
- a CDS encoding phosphoglycerate kinase produces the protein MVSFATLDAFSERFSEARVLVRLDLNSPIEDGTVQDNRRFERHARTVSELADAGHRVICLAHQGRPGRDDFTHLDQHAAVLGDHIDRPVRYVEDVCGSAAIEAIEDADAGEVLLLDNVRMAEDELADCEPAEHATSRLVRRLAEPADAYVNDAYSAAHRGHASLVGFPFVLPSYAGRVMETEYEANSAIASREFEGDVTMAVGGTKATDVIHVMDAIGDKVDSFCLGGIAGELFLRAAGHPVGEDVGGSDRFDEQWARNEELIRSVLEDRGDQIHLPVDLAYEGTYGERAEVELWEVDQKRTAFLDVGSESIDAYRDIVADSEAVFVKGALGVFEDERFADGTVGVLEAIADTDCFSVVGGGDTSRAIEMYGLAEADFSHVSIAGGAYIRALTGEPLIAVETLREHRPDA, from the coding sequence ATGGTTTCTTTCGCGACGCTCGATGCGTTCTCCGAACGGTTCTCGGAGGCCCGAGTTCTCGTCCGACTCGACCTCAACTCCCCGATCGAGGACGGAACCGTACAGGACAACCGCCGCTTCGAGCGCCACGCCCGCACCGTCTCGGAGTTGGCCGACGCCGGCCACCGGGTGATCTGTCTGGCCCACCAGGGTCGCCCCGGCCGCGACGACTTCACCCACCTTGACCAGCACGCCGCCGTCCTCGGCGACCACATCGACCGGCCCGTCCGGTACGTCGAGGACGTCTGCGGGTCGGCCGCCATCGAGGCGATCGAGGACGCCGACGCCGGCGAGGTGCTGTTGCTCGACAACGTCCGGATGGCCGAGGACGAACTGGCCGACTGCGAACCCGCCGAGCACGCCACGTCGCGGCTGGTCCGACGCCTTGCCGAACCCGCCGACGCGTACGTCAACGACGCCTACTCGGCGGCCCACCGTGGCCACGCCTCGCTGGTCGGCTTCCCGTTCGTCCTGCCGTCCTACGCCGGCCGCGTCATGGAGACGGAGTACGAAGCCAACTCGGCCATCGCCAGCCGGGAGTTCGAGGGGGACGTGACGATGGCCGTCGGCGGCACCAAAGCCACCGACGTGATCCACGTCATGGACGCCATCGGCGACAAGGTCGACTCGTTCTGTCTGGGGGGCATCGCCGGCGAACTGTTCCTCCGGGCGGCGGGTCACCCCGTCGGCGAGGACGTCGGGGGCAGCGACCGCTTCGACGAGCAGTGGGCCAGAAACGAGGAGCTGATCCGCTCGGTGCTCGAGGACCGCGGCGATCAGATCCACCTCCCGGTCGACTTAGCCTACGAGGGCACCTACGGCGAGCGCGCGGAGGTCGAACTCTGGGAGGTCGACCAGAAGCGCACCGCGTTCCTCGACGTGGGGTCCGAGAGCATCGACGCCTACCGCGACATCGTCGCCGACAGCGAGGCCGTGTTCGTAAAGGGCGCACTCGGCGTCTTCGAGGACGAACGCTTCGCGGACGGCACCGTCGGCGTGCTCGAAGCCATCGCCGACACCGACTGCTTCTCGGTCGTCGGCGGCGGCGACACCTCGCGGGCCATCGAGATGTACGGACTGGCAGAAGCGGACTTCTCACACGTCTCCATCGCCGGGGGCGCCTACATCCGCGCGCTCACGGGTGAGCCACTGATCGCCGTCGAGACGCTGCGGGAACACCGCCCCGACGCCTAG
- a CDS encoding rhodanese-like domain-containing protein: protein MSNTVVAPETVRARDDDLYVLDIRPTYSYEEAHIEGSHSLPIYDQLKGGNFIGLDVSASELPSDAEIAVVCFSGSTAAVAAQRLREHGFDAKAMRGGINNWEAPTAGTVASA from the coding sequence ATGTCCAATACCGTGGTCGCTCCCGAGACCGTTCGTGCCCGTGACGACGACCTCTACGTCCTCGACATCCGGCCGACGTACAGCTACGAGGAAGCCCACATCGAGGGGAGTCACAGCCTCCCGATCTACGACCAACTCAAAGGCGGGAACTTCATCGGACTCGACGTATCGGCGTCTGAACTGCCGTCGGACGCCGAAATCGCGGTGGTCTGTTTCAGCGGTTCCACCGCCGCGGTCGCCGCACAGCGACTCCGTGAACACGGCTTCGACGCCAAAGCGATGCGCGGCGGGATCAACAACTGGGAGGCACCCACCGCGGGTACCGTTGCGTCGGCGTAG
- a CDS encoding aminopeptidase has product MNDLRNAAETAIHQCLDLGAEESIAIVTDDERRPIAEALYEVAAEITDDATFLQYPPGDQHGQEPPEPVAAAMKAADAFLAPTTRSLSHTRARSDACAAGARGATLPGITERVMVAGLDADYEAIAGHCRDVLEQVEGADEIRVTSPAGTDITFDIGEREWHDDTGMVREAGSFSNLPAGEVFVAPADATGTFVVDGTMMPHGLLADGQELSFEVEDGHVTHISDDAIRADVEEASTEVGMAATNLAELGIGTNVGVNELVGSVLLDEKAAGTVHIAIGDDASIGGETEAPIHLDGILREPTVYADGESITLPR; this is encoded by the coding sequence GTGAACGACCTGCGAAACGCCGCCGAGACGGCCATCCACCAGTGTCTCGACCTCGGAGCCGAGGAGTCGATCGCGATCGTCACCGACGACGAGCGCCGTCCGATCGCCGAGGCGCTCTACGAGGTCGCCGCCGAGATAACCGACGACGCGACGTTCCTCCAGTACCCGCCGGGCGACCAGCACGGCCAGGAGCCGCCCGAGCCGGTCGCCGCGGCGATGAAGGCCGCCGACGCCTTCCTCGCGCCAACGACGCGGAGCCTCTCTCACACCCGGGCGCGCTCGGACGCCTGCGCCGCGGGCGCCCGCGGTGCGACCCTCCCCGGGATCACCGAGCGCGTGATGGTCGCCGGCCTCGACGCCGACTACGAGGCCATCGCCGGCCACTGCCGGGACGTCCTCGAACAGGTCGAGGGCGCCGACGAGATCCGCGTCACCAGCCCCGCCGGCACCGACATCACCTTCGACATCGGCGAGCGCGAGTGGCACGACGACACCGGGATGGTCCGAGAGGCCGGCAGCTTCTCGAACCTCCCCGCGGGCGAGGTGTTCGTCGCACCGGCGGACGCCACCGGCACGTTCGTCGTCGACGGCACGATGATGCCCCACGGCCTCCTCGCCGACGGGCAGGAGCTCAGTTTCGAAGTCGAGGACGGCCACGTCACCCACATCTCCGACGACGCGATCCGTGCCGACGTGGAGGAGGCGAGCACCGAGGTCGGGATGGCCGCGACCAACCTCGCCGAACTCGGCATCGGCACCAACGTCGGCGTCAACGAACTCGTCGGCTCGGTGTTGCTCGACGAGAAGGCCGCCGGAACCGTCCACATCGCCATCGGCGACGACGCCTCCATCGGCGGCGAGACGGAGGCACCGATCCACCTCGACGGTATCCTCCGGGAGCCGACGGTGTACGCCGACGGCGAGTCGATCACGCTGCCCCGATAG
- a CDS encoding Hsp20/alpha crystallin family protein, with protein sequence MRRDDREDPFGDIFDEIERMMGGGGDPQQGGTDSHVDAFDEGDELRLVADLPGASKDDVSLQCDGETLTIEAGDYHERVRLPSRVDEHSAEATFNNGVLEVTFDKLDDAADIDLS encoded by the coding sequence ATGCGTAGGGACGACCGCGAAGACCCGTTCGGGGACATCTTCGACGAAATCGAGCGGATGATGGGTGGCGGGGGCGACCCACAACAGGGCGGTACCGACAGCCACGTCGACGCCTTCGACGAGGGCGACGAACTCCGGCTTGTCGCGGACCTCCCGGGCGCGAGCAAGGACGACGTGTCCCTCCAGTGTGACGGCGAGACGCTCACCATCGAGGCCGGCGACTACCACGAGCGGGTCCGGCTCCCCTCCCGCGTCGACGAACACTCCGCGGAGGCGACGTTCAACAACGGCGTGCTCGAAGTGACCTTCGACAAACTCGACGACGCCGCGGACATCGACCTCTCCTGA